Proteins encoded within one genomic window of Solenopsis invicta isolate M01_SB chromosome 10, UNIL_Sinv_3.0, whole genome shotgun sequence:
- the LOC105193169 gene encoding uncharacterized protein LOC105193169 isoform X2 encodes MADTEVKETKVTTPQKKVVEEEKVVVQEEIDEDSKASENGDTKETKENGSSEEKETDEKEAESTENGDSTDAPADSCCVKRKSTAAADAAEDAQDGASPEKKSRLEEKCAEAENNGDAEEATA; translated from the exons GGAAACAAAAGTCACTACTCCTCAGAAGAAGGTAGTAGAAGAGGAGAAGGTTGTGGTGCAAGAAGAAATCGATGAGGATTCAAAGGCATCCGAAAATGGGGATACAAAGGAAACCAAAGAGAATGGCTCGAGCGAGGAGAAGGAGACTGACGAGAAAGAAGCCGAATCTACGGAAAATGGAGATTCGACAG ATGCTCCAGCCGACAGTTGCTGCGTAAAGAGGAAATCAACGGCCGCGGCCGATGCAGCAGAGGATGCACAGGATGGCGCGAGTCCCGAGAAGAAATCGAGACTCGAGGAGAAGTGCGCTGAGGCCGAGAATAACGGCGACGCGGAGGAGGCCACGGCCTAA
- the LOC105193169 gene encoding uncharacterized protein LOC105193169 isoform X1, whose protein sequence is MTSTERATDRETKVTTPQKKVVEEEKVVVQEEIDEDSKASENGDTKETKENGSSEEKETDEKEAESTENGDSTDAPADSCCVKRKSTAAADAAEDAQDGASPEKKSRLEEKCAEAENNGDAEEATA, encoded by the exons GGAAACAAAAGTCACTACTCCTCAGAAGAAGGTAGTAGAAGAGGAGAAGGTTGTGGTGCAAGAAGAAATCGATGAGGATTCAAAGGCATCCGAAAATGGGGATACAAAGGAAACCAAAGAGAATGGCTCGAGCGAGGAGAAGGAGACTGACGAGAAAGAAGCCGAATCTACGGAAAATGGAGATTCGACAG ATGCTCCAGCCGACAGTTGCTGCGTAAAGAGGAAATCAACGGCCGCGGCCGATGCAGCAGAGGATGCACAGGATGGCGCGAGTCCCGAGAAGAAATCGAGACTCGAGGAGAAGTGCGCTGAGGCCGAGAATAACGGCGACGCGGAGGAGGCCACGGCCTAA